In one window of Frigoriglobus tundricola DNA:
- a CDS encoding sialate O-acetylesterase, translated as MRPFKAVLLAVAASLLALGTARADVTPHPLFTDNVVLQQGTEIVVWGKAAPGESVSVTLDRKASNSASTATAELTADKDGKWAVKLPAQKAGTGYALTVKGKNTVEFKNVAVGEVWVCSGQSNMEWSVNASEDPAKVKAGAKNPNLRLFTVQKRPAAQPIEDQTDLKHFTKWDVSGPETVGNFSAVAYHFGQKLQKELDVPVGLIHTSWGGTPAQAWASTEALEAEPSLKNYVNPVKGGQVGPNTPGALYNAMIHPLLKFKVRGAIWYQGESNTGRAYEYRTLLPTMIKDWRKRFDCELPFMIVQLAPFGNGNANAVTYAELRDAQLYTANTLPKTGLAVITDLGNETDIHPKPKAPVGERLALAALGIEYGKKIVYSGPVLKDVTFASGTATVSFTHVGGGLVAKDGDLVGFALAGKDGKFQPAKATIKGDTVQLTSEFVPEPVAVRYGWVNFAKPTLNLFNKEGLPASPFRTDDAPYTTQPKK; from the coding sequence ATGCGTCCGTTCAAGGCCGTTTTACTCGCCGTCGCGGCGAGCCTACTGGCGCTGGGCACCGCCCGCGCCGATGTCACCCCGCACCCGCTCTTCACCGATAACGTGGTGCTCCAGCAGGGCACCGAAATCGTTGTGTGGGGCAAAGCCGCGCCCGGCGAATCGGTGAGCGTGACCCTGGACCGGAAGGCGTCGAACTCGGCGTCCACGGCCACCGCGGAGCTGACCGCGGACAAGGACGGGAAGTGGGCGGTGAAGCTCCCCGCGCAGAAGGCCGGCACCGGTTACGCGCTCACCGTGAAGGGGAAGAACACCGTCGAGTTCAAGAACGTGGCGGTCGGTGAGGTGTGGGTCTGCTCCGGCCAGTCGAACATGGAGTGGTCGGTCAACGCCAGCGAAGACCCGGCCAAGGTGAAGGCGGGCGCCAAGAACCCGAACCTGCGGCTGTTCACCGTTCAGAAGCGGCCCGCCGCCCAGCCGATCGAGGACCAAACCGACCTCAAGCACTTTACCAAATGGGACGTGAGTGGCCCGGAGACCGTGGGCAACTTCTCGGCCGTCGCGTACCACTTCGGGCAGAAGCTCCAGAAGGAACTGGACGTTCCCGTGGGCCTGATCCACACCTCGTGGGGCGGCACGCCGGCGCAGGCGTGGGCGAGCACCGAGGCGCTCGAGGCCGAACCGAGCCTGAAGAACTACGTGAACCCCGTGAAGGGCGGTCAGGTGGGACCGAACACTCCCGGCGCGCTTTACAACGCGATGATCCACCCGCTGCTGAAGTTCAAAGTGCGGGGCGCGATCTGGTACCAGGGCGAGTCGAACACGGGGAGGGCGTATGAGTACCGCACCCTGCTCCCGACCATGATCAAGGACTGGCGGAAGCGGTTCGACTGCGAACTGCCGTTCATGATTGTGCAGCTCGCACCGTTCGGGAACGGGAACGCGAACGCCGTGACCTATGCCGAACTGCGCGACGCGCAATTGTACACGGCCAATACGCTCCCGAAGACGGGCCTCGCGGTCATCACCGACCTGGGCAACGAGACCGACATTCACCCGAAGCCGAAGGCCCCGGTCGGCGAGCGGCTCGCGCTGGCGGCGCTGGGCATCGAGTACGGTAAGAAGATCGTGTACTCCGGACCGGTCCTAAAGGACGTCACGTTCGCGTCGGGTACGGCGACCGTCAGCTTCACCCACGTCGGCGGCGGGCTGGTGGCGAAGGACGGCGACCTCGTGGGCTTCGCGCTCGCGGGCAAGGACGGCAAGTTCCAGCCGGCGAAGGCGACCATCAAGGGCGACACGGTGCAATTGACCAGCGAGTTCGTCCCGGAACCGGTCGCGGTGCGCTACGGCTGGGTGAACTTCGCCAAACCCACCTTGAACCTCTTTAATAAAGAGGGGCTGCCGGCGTCGCCGTTCCGGACGGACGACGCGCCGTACACCACGCAGCCGAAGAAGTGA
- a CDS encoding NAD(P)/FAD-dependent oxidoreductase, translated as MSRVVVVGGGVVGACCAYYLSKAGHAVTVLDRGQFGSGCSHANCGYICPSHVLPFAAPGAIWSTLKTLFKRNSPLKVRPGVALANLGWFLNFARRCNTRDMMAAGRGIQALLNSSRTLFDELIQTEQIACEWETKGLLFVFQTPAHFDHYAPTDAFLTREFAMPAKRFDSAALAALEPALKPGLAGGYLYESDAHLRPDRLMSELRRVLLARGVEVRENCAATGFEKSNGVASAVRTATGAVPADQIVVATGAWTPLLNEELGCRVPIQPGKGYSLTMPRPAVCPTYPLIFEEHRVAVTPFASGYRLGSTMEFAGYDESLNRSRLGLLTDAAKLYLRDPFAEPVQEEWWGWRPMTFDGLPVIDRAPAANNVLIAAGHNMLGLSMATATGKLVAELLGGGSAHIDPAPYSLKRL; from the coding sequence ATGTCGCGTGTCGTGGTTGTGGGTGGCGGGGTCGTTGGCGCGTGCTGCGCGTACTATCTCTCGAAGGCCGGGCACGCGGTCACGGTGCTGGACCGCGGTCAATTCGGGTCCGGTTGCTCGCACGCGAACTGCGGGTACATCTGCCCCAGCCACGTCCTCCCGTTTGCGGCCCCCGGGGCCATCTGGTCGACGCTCAAGACCCTCTTCAAACGCAACTCGCCGCTCAAGGTCCGGCCGGGCGTGGCCCTCGCCAACCTGGGCTGGTTCCTCAACTTCGCCCGGCGGTGCAACACCCGCGACATGATGGCCGCGGGCCGCGGCATCCAGGCGCTCCTCAACTCGTCCCGCACGCTATTCGACGAATTAATTCAGACGGAACAGATCGCGTGCGAGTGGGAAACGAAGGGCCTGCTGTTCGTCTTCCAGACGCCGGCGCACTTCGACCACTATGCGCCGACCGACGCGTTCCTCACGCGCGAGTTCGCGATGCCCGCGAAGCGGTTCGATTCGGCCGCGCTCGCCGCGCTGGAGCCCGCACTCAAGCCCGGCCTCGCGGGCGGCTACCTGTACGAATCCGACGCGCACCTGCGGCCCGACCGGCTCATGAGCGAGCTGCGCCGCGTGCTGCTCGCGCGCGGCGTCGAGGTGCGCGAGAACTGTGCCGCGACCGGCTTCGAGAAATCAAACGGGGTCGCGAGTGCCGTTCGCACTGCGACGGGCGCCGTGCCCGCGGATCAGATCGTCGTCGCCACGGGCGCGTGGACGCCGCTCCTGAACGAGGAACTCGGCTGCCGGGTGCCGATCCAGCCGGGGAAGGGCTATTCGCTGACGATGCCGCGGCCGGCGGTGTGCCCGACGTACCCGCTCATCTTCGAAGAGCACCGCGTCGCGGTGACGCCGTTCGCGAGCGGCTACCGGCTCGGTTCGACGATGGAGTTCGCCGGGTACGACGAGAGCCTGAACCGGTCGCGGCTCGGGCTGCTGACCGACGCCGCGAAGCTGTACCTGCGCGACCCGTTCGCGGAACCGGTGCAGGAGGAGTGGTGGGGCTGGCGGCCGATGACGTTCGACGGGCTGCCGGTGATTGATCGCGCGCCGGCGGCGAACAACGTTCTGATCGCCGCCGGGCACAACATGCTCGGCCTCTCAATGGCCACCGCCACCGGCAAGCTGGTGGCGGAGCTACTCGGCGGCGGGTCGGCGCACATCGACCCGGCGCCGTATTCGCTGAAGCGGCTTTGA
- a CDS encoding glycoside hydrolase family 2 protein → MCRFLFCVLLFAGSASAFAADWKPAPAPLMTKWGKAVTPDNVWKEYPRPQLVRKDWQNLNGLWDYAITQKGADKPEKWDGQILVPFCIESALSGVGKPVTKDQNLWYRRTFEVPAGWKGRHVLLHFGAVDWEATVFVNGKVFGTHLGGSDPFTFDITEALKEGKNELAVRVWDPTDSAAQPRGKQQMRPEGIWYTPVTGIWQTVWLEPVAADTYVKSVRVTPDVDKGEAEFVVEVVGNADVVLIGDRTATGLNVRAKGKPGQPIRLKAGTDKLWTPDTPHLHEIEIQLTSPTRDSAAADTVGTYFAMRKIAVEKDDKGVMRLALNGKPLFQVGPLDQGWWPDGLLTPPSDAAMKYDLEVLKKVGFNMLRKHIKVEPARYYHYCDTLGLLVWQDMPSGGVPARGQLIPPDAKDDAKFTDAEKKQFRAELKAIIDHLRFFPSIVVWVPFNEGWGQHDTNDVLKWVKQYDPSRLVDGPSGWQDRGFGDMKDAHIYPGPGMFPAMPDRASVLGEFGGLGLPVKGHLWKDTDNWGYRTFKTTEELRDNYRLLVLRLHPLIGKGLSAAVYTQTTDVEVEVNGFMTYDREVIKFDVAETAKWHKSLFGPPPEYRELVPTSEKVAQKWRFTTTKPAAGWEKPDFDAAKWTEADGGFGTAGTPGAVVRTEWKTADIWLRRTFELKDLPKGEVLLRMHHDEDAEVYINGVLALKATGWTSDYTEFPLTAEGRKALKAGANVIAIHVKQTTGGQYIDAGFVEVTERK, encoded by the coding sequence ATGTGCCGTTTCCTCTTCTGCGTGCTCCTATTCGCCGGCTCGGCGTCCGCGTTTGCGGCAGACTGGAAACCGGCGCCCGCCCCGCTCATGACCAAGTGGGGCAAGGCGGTCACGCCGGACAACGTTTGGAAAGAGTACCCGCGCCCGCAGCTCGTCCGCAAGGACTGGCAGAATCTCAACGGCCTGTGGGACTACGCGATCACCCAAAAAGGCGCGGACAAGCCCGAGAAGTGGGACGGGCAGATTCTCGTCCCGTTCTGCATCGAATCCGCGCTGTCCGGGGTCGGTAAGCCCGTAACGAAGGACCAGAACCTGTGGTACCGCCGCACGTTCGAGGTGCCCGCAGGGTGGAAGGGGAGGCACGTTCTGCTCCACTTCGGCGCGGTGGACTGGGAAGCGACCGTGTTCGTCAACGGAAAGGTCTTCGGCACGCACCTGGGCGGGTCCGACCCGTTCACGTTCGACATCACCGAGGCGCTGAAGGAGGGGAAGAACGAACTGGCCGTCCGCGTGTGGGACCCCACCGACTCCGCGGCCCAACCGCGCGGCAAGCAGCAGATGAGGCCCGAGGGCATCTGGTACACGCCGGTCACCGGCATCTGGCAAACCGTGTGGTTGGAGCCGGTGGCGGCTGACACTTACGTCAAATCCGTCCGGGTGACCCCGGACGTGGACAAGGGCGAAGCGGAGTTCGTCGTTGAGGTGGTCGGCAACGCCGATGTCGTTTTGATCGGGGACAGGACCGCCACGGGGCTGAACGTCCGCGCGAAAGGCAAGCCGGGTCAACCGATTCGGCTCAAAGCGGGCACCGACAAGCTCTGGACCCCGGACACGCCCCACCTGCACGAGATCGAGATCCAGCTAACATCGCCGACGCGCGACAGCGCGGCGGCCGATACGGTGGGCACGTACTTCGCCATGCGCAAGATCGCCGTCGAGAAGGACGACAAGGGCGTGATGCGGCTCGCGCTCAACGGCAAGCCGCTGTTCCAGGTCGGGCCGCTCGACCAGGGGTGGTGGCCGGACGGGCTGCTCACGCCGCCCTCGGACGCGGCCATGAAGTACGACCTGGAGGTGCTCAAGAAGGTCGGCTTCAACATGCTCCGCAAGCACATCAAGGTCGAGCCGGCGCGGTACTACCACTACTGCGACACGCTCGGTCTGCTCGTGTGGCAGGACATGCCCAGCGGCGGCGTACCGGCGCGCGGGCAGCTCATCCCGCCCGACGCGAAGGACGACGCGAAGTTCACGGACGCGGAGAAGAAGCAGTTCCGAGCCGAATTGAAAGCGATCATCGACCACCTGCGATTCTTCCCGTCCATCGTGGTATGGGTGCCGTTCAACGAGGGCTGGGGCCAGCACGACACCAACGACGTCCTGAAGTGGGTGAAGCAGTACGACCCCAGCCGGCTCGTGGACGGGCCGAGCGGGTGGCAGGACCGCGGGTTCGGCGACATGAAGGACGCGCACATCTACCCCGGCCCCGGCATGTTCCCGGCGATGCCGGACCGCGCCAGCGTCCTCGGTGAGTTCGGCGGGCTCGGGCTGCCGGTCAAGGGCCACCTCTGGAAAGACACGGACAACTGGGGCTACCGCACGTTCAAGACCACCGAGGAACTCCGCGACAACTACCGGCTCCTCGTGCTCCGCCTGCACCCGCTCATCGGGAAAGGGCTGTCGGCGGCCGTGTACACGCAGACGACCGACGTGGAGGTCGAGGTCAACGGGTTCATGACCTACGACCGCGAGGTCATCAAATTCGATGTCGCGGAAACCGCGAAGTGGCACAAATCGCTGTTCGGCCCGCCGCCGGAGTACCGCGAACTCGTACCCACGTCCGAGAAGGTCGCCCAGAAGTGGCGGTTCACGACCACGAAGCCGGCCGCCGGCTGGGAGAAGCCGGACTTCGATGCTGCGAAGTGGACCGAAGCCGACGGCGGGTTCGGCACCGCCGGTACGCCGGGCGCGGTGGTCCGAACGGAGTGGAAAACGGCCGACATCTGGCTCCGCCGCACCTTTGAGCTGAAGGACCTTCCGAAGGGCGAAGTGCTCCTGAGAATGCACCACGACGAGGACGCGGAGGTGTACATCAACGGCGTGCTCGCCCTCAAGGCGACCGGGTGGACGAGCGATTACACCGAGTTCCCGCTCACGGCGGAGGGCCGCAAGGCGCTCAAGGCGGGCGCGAACGTGATCGCGATTCACGTCAAGCAGACGACCGGCGGCCAGTACATCGACGCCGGCTTCGTTGAGGTGACCGAACGAAAGTAG
- a CDS encoding carbon-nitrogen hydrolase has product MSDTFTIAAVQMKIAPDRETNLAKAETAIAEAAKRGAQVVCLPELFTGYYFCQKEDISLFDLAEPVPGPSEARLAAAAKKNSIVVVGSLFEKRMPGVYHNTATVHDAGGHLLGLYRKMHIPDDPLFLEKFYFTPGDLGFKVFSTPAAKVGTLVCWDQWYPEAARLTALQGAEVIFYPTAIGWHPREKAEFGAAQHSAWETSMRGHAIANGTYVCAVNRVGHEVIVGEGLEFWGGSFISDPFGRVLQKGSADREEVLVATCDRKLMEDVRRNWPFFRDRRIDSYGGITKRVAD; this is encoded by the coding sequence ATGTCGGACACGTTCACCATTGCCGCGGTGCAGATGAAAATCGCCCCGGACCGCGAAACCAACCTCGCGAAGGCCGAAACGGCCATCGCCGAGGCCGCGAAACGGGGGGCACAGGTGGTGTGCCTGCCGGAGCTGTTCACCGGCTATTACTTCTGCCAGAAGGAAGACATCAGCCTCTTCGACCTCGCGGAACCGGTCCCCGGCCCGAGCGAGGCGCGCCTGGCCGCGGCGGCGAAGAAAAACAGCATCGTGGTGGTGGGGTCGCTGTTCGAGAAGCGGATGCCGGGCGTGTACCACAACACGGCCACCGTCCACGACGCCGGCGGGCACCTGCTGGGCCTGTACCGCAAGATGCACATCCCGGACGACCCGCTGTTCCTGGAGAAGTTCTATTTCACGCCCGGCGATCTCGGCTTCAAGGTGTTCAGCACGCCGGCCGCGAAGGTGGGCACGCTCGTGTGCTGGGACCAGTGGTACCCCGAGGCCGCGCGGCTCACGGCGCTGCAAGGCGCGGAAGTGATCTTCTACCCCACGGCGATTGGCTGGCACCCGCGCGAGAAGGCCGAGTTCGGCGCGGCCCAGCACTCCGCCTGGGAGACGAGCATGCGCGGCCACGCCATCGCGAACGGCACCTACGTCTGCGCCGTGAACCGCGTCGGACACGAGGTGATCGTCGGCGAGGGGCTGGAGTTCTGGGGCGGGTCGTTCATCAGCGACCCGTTCGGCCGCGTGCTTCAAAAAGGAAGCGCCGACAGGGAAGAAGTGCTGGTCGCGACGTGCGACCGGAAGCTCATGGAAGACGTGCGCCGGAACTGGCCGTTCTTCCGCGACCGGCGCATCGATTCGTATGGCGGCATCACGAAGCGCGTGGCGGATTGA
- the acs gene encoding acetate--CoA ligase — protein MSSPEKNITSVLKETRQFPPSAEFVAQANVPGAERERLVEWAKADPDGFWAEQAKSLHWFKPWDTVLDWSNAPHAKWFVGGRINASDNCLDRHLATRGNKAAIVWEGEPGDSRTLTYQQLHREVCKFANALKALGVGEGDRVTIYMPMIPEAAVAMLACARIGALHSVVFGGFSSEAVADRNNDAKSKLVITADGGWRRGKVVPLKANVDVALDKSPTVEKCIVFNRCNTAVEMKPGRDVWWHDVMADESADCPAEPFDSEHPLFILYTSGSTGKPKGVLHTTGGYLLGASLTHKWVFDIKEDDVYWCTADVGWITGHSYIVYGPLCNGSTVVMYEGAPNQPREDRFWEIIAKYRVTIFYTAPTAIRAFIKWGDHHPQAHDLSSLRVLGSVGEPINPQAWMWYHTVIGSGRCPIVDTWWQTETGAIMIAPLPGAVATKPGSATKPLPGIQAEVVDKQGHPVPANAGGFLVVKRPWPSMMRTIYGDDERYKATYWSHYPGVYFTADGARIDEDGYIWVMGRVDDVLNVSGHRLSTMEVESALVHHPKVAEAAVVGRPDDLKGEGIVCFVTLKQGVSPTDELKAELKAHVVHDIGALARPDDVRFTEALPKTRSGKIMRRFLRDIAAGRQSTGDATTLEDLNVLAKLREDDE, from the coding sequence ATGTCCTCTCCCGAAAAGAATATTACGAGCGTACTCAAGGAAACGCGCCAGTTTCCGCCGTCGGCCGAGTTTGTGGCACAGGCCAACGTGCCCGGCGCCGAACGCGAGCGACTGGTGGAGTGGGCGAAGGCCGACCCGGACGGCTTCTGGGCCGAACAAGCGAAGTCGCTGCACTGGTTCAAGCCGTGGGACACGGTGCTGGACTGGTCGAACGCGCCGCACGCCAAGTGGTTCGTCGGCGGGCGGATCAACGCTAGCGACAACTGCCTCGATCGGCACCTGGCGACCCGCGGCAACAAAGCGGCCATCGTGTGGGAGGGCGAACCGGGCGACAGCCGCACGCTCACCTACCAGCAGCTCCACCGCGAGGTGTGCAAGTTCGCCAACGCGCTGAAGGCGCTCGGCGTGGGGGAGGGCGACCGGGTCACGATCTACATGCCGATGATCCCGGAGGCCGCGGTCGCGATGCTGGCGTGCGCCCGCATCGGCGCGCTGCACTCCGTCGTGTTCGGCGGGTTCTCCTCCGAGGCCGTTGCCGATCGCAACAACGACGCCAAGAGCAAGCTCGTCATCACCGCCGACGGCGGCTGGCGGCGCGGGAAAGTGGTGCCTCTCAAGGCAAACGTCGATGTGGCGCTGGACAAATCGCCGACCGTCGAGAAGTGCATCGTCTTCAACCGTTGCAACACCGCAGTGGAGATGAAGCCGGGGCGCGACGTGTGGTGGCACGACGTGATGGCGGACGAAAGCGCCGACTGCCCGGCCGAGCCGTTCGACAGCGAGCACCCGCTGTTCATCCTGTACACGTCGGGGAGCACCGGTAAGCCCAAGGGCGTGCTCCACACCACGGGCGGCTACCTGCTCGGCGCCTCGCTCACGCACAAGTGGGTCTTCGACATCAAGGAGGATGACGTTTACTGGTGTACGGCGGACGTGGGGTGGATCACCGGGCACAGTTACATCGTGTACGGCCCGCTCTGCAACGGGTCCACGGTCGTCATGTACGAGGGCGCTCCGAACCAGCCGCGCGAGGACCGGTTCTGGGAGATCATCGCGAAGTACCGGGTGACGATCTTCTACACGGCCCCCACCGCGATCCGGGCGTTCATCAAGTGGGGCGACCACCACCCGCAGGCCCACGATCTGTCGTCCCTGCGGGTGCTCGGCAGCGTGGGCGAGCCGATCAACCCGCAAGCGTGGATGTGGTACCACACGGTCATCGGCAGCGGCCGGTGCCCGATCGTCGACACGTGGTGGCAGACGGAAACCGGGGCGATCATGATCGCGCCGTTGCCGGGCGCGGTCGCCACCAAGCCCGGCAGCGCCACCAAGCCGTTACCGGGTATTCAGGCCGAAGTGGTGGACAAGCAGGGGCACCCCGTGCCCGCGAACGCCGGCGGCTTCCTCGTGGTGAAGCGGCCGTGGCCAAGCATGATGCGGACCATCTACGGCGACGACGAGCGCTACAAGGCGACGTACTGGAGCCACTACCCCGGCGTGTACTTCACCGCCGACGGGGCACGCATCGACGAAGACGGGTACATTTGGGTGATGGGTCGCGTGGACGACGTGCTGAACGTGAGCGGCCACCGCCTCAGCACGATGGAAGTGGAGAGCGCGCTGGTTCACCACCCGAAGGTCGCGGAGGCGGCGGTAGTGGGCCGCCCCGACGACCTGAAGGGCGAAGGGATCGTCTGCTTCGTGACGCTGAAGCAGGGCGTCAGCCCGACGGACGAACTGAAGGCCGAACTCAAGGCGCACGTGGTCCACGACATCGGCGCGCTGGCGCGTCCGGACGACGTGCGGTTCACCGAGGCGTTGCCGAAGACGCGGAGCGGCAAGATCATGCGGCGGTTCCTGCGCGACATCGCCGCCGGCCGCCAGTCCACCGGCGACGCCACCACGCTCGAAGACCTCAACGTGCTGGCGAAGCTGCGGGAAGACGACGAGTGA
- a CDS encoding PVC-type heme-binding CxxCH protein: MRTRIAVLVISSACLASPDRAAAEPKPPEAPTTADKRLVVELFAAAPDIVHPIALDFDAKGRLLVVESHTHFRPAKYDGPKFDRIRVVEDTDGDGKADRFTTFYEGTTHTMDLAVHPDGSVYVATRNEIIRLRDTKGDGRADEKTRIVFLDTKGNYPHNGLCGLSFDSRGDLNFGIGENLGADYKLVGSDGATLTGGGEGGNVYHCTADGKKLRRVATGFWNPFGSCRDIFGRLFVVDNDPDASPPCRLLDVVEGGDYGFQFRYGRAGRHPFQAWNGELPGTLPFVAGTGESPCEVISYESDGLPDEYRGELLVPAWADHRIERYTLKPNGASFRGERKPFIQGGKDFYPSGLTVAPNGSLFASDWGSRSYELHGKGAIWHIKWKDAKPAARPKELKEAIQSTDRKTREGAARELAKTEDGCAHLREQLKSKDVRVKAAALTVLIDVDDPRTNLWLMTLPEKQHPQAEQSRAIRAMAVRGLVALDGDMSQILDQNGEEPAVLAEALAGERYGRGAAISSAIRSADPFLRHAAIQRMAVLPPLLRRMPAIDRLEPQARIAYLLAWRASGLKSAPKVLPDFLKDPDPDVRFLALKWVSDEKLTEFRPQIVELLKSRTHDPRGYIALATTLARLDGKPVNEDSLATYFLDRLNDGDAPPPARLMALRAIPATHRNLHTERLVALLKLADPTFRIEVLRALKDRADAKCAPAVLAIARDAKEPAAVRAQAVLTLSAAGEGTDALVALAASPDAVVRHEALRALNGTKLDQSQETALLLAIKGKDDSSALAARVLGKAVNMGRPGATDTEAWLKRLDGPADPDAGRRVFESPKLAGCYKCHQVEGRGANVGPDLSLIGRTERKWIVESVLQPSAVVAPHYQAWKIELTDGRPLTGLLIGTYLDVSEYIDEAGNRFKVAAGEVADVRAAKNSIMPDGLLDKLTDQEIRDLVAYLAARK; the protein is encoded by the coding sequence GTGCGGACTCGAATTGCGGTACTCGTTATTTCGTCTGCATGCCTCGCAAGCCCGGACCGGGCGGCCGCGGAGCCCAAGCCGCCCGAAGCGCCGACCACCGCGGACAAACGGTTGGTCGTCGAACTCTTCGCCGCGGCGCCGGACATCGTTCACCCGATCGCGCTCGACTTCGATGCAAAGGGCCGGCTACTCGTTGTCGAGAGCCACACGCACTTCCGCCCGGCCAAGTACGACGGACCGAAATTCGACCGCATTCGGGTGGTCGAAGACACCGACGGCGACGGCAAGGCCGACCGGTTCACGACGTTCTACGAGGGTACGACGCACACGATGGACCTCGCCGTTCACCCGGACGGCTCCGTGTACGTCGCCACGCGGAACGAAATCATCCGGCTCCGCGACACCAAGGGCGACGGCAGGGCCGACGAGAAGACGCGGATCGTGTTCCTCGACACGAAGGGGAACTACCCGCACAACGGACTGTGCGGCCTGTCGTTCGACTCGCGCGGCGATCTCAACTTCGGTATCGGCGAAAACCTCGGCGCGGACTATAAGCTCGTCGGCTCGGACGGTGCCACACTGACCGGCGGAGGCGAGGGCGGCAACGTTTACCACTGCACCGCAGATGGCAAGAAGCTCCGCCGGGTCGCGACGGGGTTCTGGAACCCGTTCGGTTCGTGCCGCGACATCTTTGGGCGGCTCTTCGTGGTCGATAACGATCCGGACGCCTCCCCACCGTGTCGCTTGCTGGACGTCGTGGAGGGCGGCGATTACGGCTTCCAGTTCCGCTACGGGCGGGCGGGCCGACACCCGTTCCAGGCGTGGAACGGCGAACTGCCCGGCACCCTCCCATTCGTCGCCGGCACGGGCGAATCGCCGTGCGAGGTCATCAGCTACGAGTCCGACGGCCTGCCGGACGAGTACCGCGGCGAACTGCTCGTCCCGGCGTGGGCCGATCACCGCATCGAGCGGTACACGCTGAAACCGAACGGTGCGAGCTTCAGGGGCGAGCGGAAGCCGTTCATTCAAGGCGGAAAAGACTTTTACCCGTCCGGCTTGACGGTCGCGCCGAACGGCTCACTGTTCGCGAGCGACTGGGGCTCACGCAGTTACGAGTTGCACGGGAAGGGCGCGATCTGGCACATCAAGTGGAAGGATGCCAAGCCCGCGGCGCGACCGAAAGAGCTGAAGGAGGCAATTCAGAGCACAGATCGCAAGACGCGCGAAGGCGCGGCACGCGAACTGGCGAAGACGGAGGACGGATGCGCCCACTTGCGCGAGCAACTCAAGTCGAAAGACGTGCGCGTGAAGGCCGCGGCGCTGACAGTGCTGATCGACGTGGACGATCCGAGGACGAACTTGTGGCTGATGACGTTGCCCGAGAAACAACACCCCCAAGCGGAGCAGTCGCGTGCGATCCGTGCAATGGCCGTCCGGGGGCTGGTCGCCCTCGATGGCGACATGTCGCAGATACTCGATCAGAACGGGGAAGAGCCGGCGGTGTTGGCCGAAGCGCTCGCGGGAGAGCGCTACGGTCGGGGCGCGGCAATCTCCTCTGCGATTCGGAGTGCCGATCCGTTCCTCCGACACGCCGCGATTCAACGGATGGCCGTGCTCCCACCGCTGCTACGCCGAATGCCCGCGATCGACCGTCTCGAACCACAAGCCCGAATCGCTTACCTCCTCGCGTGGCGGGCGTCCGGCCTGAAGTCCGCACCTAAGGTTCTCCCCGACTTCCTCAAGGACCCCGACCCCGACGTGCGGTTCCTCGCGCTGAAGTGGGTGTCCGACGAGAAGCTCACGGAGTTCCGCCCTCAGATTGTGGAGTTGCTGAAAAGCCGCACACACGACCCGCGCGGCTACATTGCTCTCGCGACCACACTCGCCCGGCTCGACGGCAAGCCGGTCAACGAGGACAGCCTTGCGACGTACTTCCTCGACCGGCTCAACGACGGCGACGCCCCGCCCCCCGCCCGGCTGATGGCGCTCCGGGCGATCCCGGCCACGCACCGGAACCTGCACACGGAACGGCTCGTCGCACTACTCAAGCTGGCCGACCCGACCTTCCGCATCGAAGTCCTCCGCGCACTGAAGGACCGCGCCGACGCGAAGTGCGCGCCGGCCGTCCTCGCGATCGCCCGGGACGCAAAGGAACCCGCCGCGGTGCGGGCGCAAGCGGTGCTCACGCTCTCCGCGGCCGGCGAAGGTACGGACGCCCTCGTCGCACTGGCCGCGTCCCCGGACGCCGTGGTGCGGCACGAAGCGCTCCGGGCACTCAACGGGACGAAACTCGACCAGAGCCAGGAGACCGCACTTCTCCTCGCGATCAAGGGCAAGGACGACAGCAGCGCCTTGGCGGCCCGTGTGCTCGGGAAAGCGGTGAACATGGGTCGCCCGGGTGCAACGGACACCGAGGCGTGGCTCAAGCGCCTCGACGGCCCGGCCGACCCGGACGCCGGTCGGCGCGTCTTCGAGAGCCCGAAACTCGCGGGCTGTTACAAGTGCCATCAGGTCGAGGGGCGCGGCGCGAACGTCGGCCCGGACCTGAGCCTCATCGGCCGCACCGAGCGGAAGTGGATCGTGGAATCGGTCCTGCAACCGAGCGCCGTGGTCGCCCCGCACTACCAGGCGTGGAAGATCGAACTCACCGACGGCCGTCCCCTTACGGGCCTGCTGATCGGCACGTACCTCGATGTTTCGGAGTACATCGACGAGGCGGGGAACCGCTTCAAGGTGGCGGCGGGCGAAGTGGCCGACGTTCGCGCGGCGAAGAACTCGATCATGCCCGACGGACTGCTGGACAAGCTCACGGATCAGGAAATCCGGGATCTGGTCGCGTACTTGGCGGCAAGGAAGTAA